From a region of the Caldisericia bacterium genome:
- a CDS encoding RsmD family RNA methyltransferase gives MRITSGEFSGIRLIEVKDKRTRISLDRVRESLFNSLRGAIEDKIFWDLFAGSGAVGIEAISMGAKFVVFVEKRLDAINVIRKNLSIVKVDKEKFKVFKMDV, from the coding sequence ATGAGAATAACATCTGGAGAATTCTCTGGTATTAGATTGATTGAAGTGAAGGATAAGAGAACGAGAATAAGTCTTGACAGAGTTAGAGAATCTCTCTTTAACTCATTGAGGGGTGCTATTGAAGATAAAATTTTCTGGGATCTCTTTGCTGGAAGTGGTGCAGTGGGAATTGAAGCTATCTCTATGGGAGCTAAGTTTGTCGTTTTTGTTGAGAAGAGGCTTGATGCGATAAATGTTATAAGGAAGAATCTCTCCATTGTAAAGGTTGATAAAGAGAAATTCAAAGTATTTAAGATGGATGTAT